Proteins encoded by one window of Erythrobacter sp.:
- a CDS encoding cupin-like domain-containing protein, whose protein sequence is MGGKRAFPARARSNFSASYPEGVHKLEHDLVGNPLLDLDGLAMLGEALPPESVEYNRGDLPIGVDGKPEGNGLTIGETIRGIGTANSWAVLKNIEQKRPYAALLEELLDELRPIIEKRTGKMMKTQGFIFVSSPNAVTPYHFDPEHNILLQLKGKKAMTVFPAGNPRFAPDTLHETYHTGGARELKWDESFAKDGYTFKLQRGEAIYVPVMAPHYVQNGGEVSISLSITWRSEWSFAEADARAFNKLLRGYGLNPKPPGRWPATNRTKAVLMRIARRIPGLT, encoded by the coding sequence ATGGGCGGCAAGCGCGCCTTCCCGGCGCGGGCGCGGAGCAATTTCAGCGCCTCCTATCCCGAAGGCGTGCACAAGCTGGAGCACGATCTGGTCGGCAACCCGCTGCTCGATCTCGATGGCCTTGCAATGCTGGGTGAAGCGCTGCCGCCCGAAAGCGTCGAGTACAATCGTGGCGATCTGCCCATCGGCGTCGATGGCAAGCCCGAAGGCAACGGGCTGACCATCGGCGAGACAATTCGCGGCATCGGCACGGCGAACAGCTGGGCCGTGCTCAAGAATATCGAGCAGAAGCGCCCCTATGCCGCGCTGCTGGAGGAACTGCTCGACGAACTACGCCCGATCATCGAAAAGCGCACCGGCAAGATGATGAAAACGCAGGGGTTCATCTTCGTCTCCAGTCCCAACGCCGTAACCCCATACCACTTCGATCCGGAGCATAACATCCTGCTCCAGTTGAAGGGCAAGAAGGCGATGACAGTGTTCCCGGCCGGCAATCCGCGCTTCGCCCCCGACACCCTGCACGAAACCTACCACACCGGCGGCGCGCGCGAGCTGAAGTGGGACGAAAGCTTCGCCAAGGACGGCTACACGTTCAAATTGCAGCGCGGAGAGGCGATTTACGTGCCCGTCATGGCCCCGCACTACGTCCAGAACGGGGGCGAGGTGTCGATTTCGCTTTCCATCACCTGGCGCAGCGAATGGAGCTTTGCCGAGGCGGACGCGAGGGCGTTCAACAAGCTGCTGCGTGGTTATGGCCTCAATCCCAAGCCACCCGGCCGGTGGCCCGCCACCAACCGCACCAAGGCGGTGCTGATGCGCATCGCCCGGCGCATTCCGGGCCTTACGTAA
- a CDS encoding APC family permease, whose protein sequence is MNHSYSAPPRTVGFWGTTLFPVNGMIGAGIFALPAVLAAAVGNFSPWLMLAGGIAFMPLALCYAWLAARFEHSGGPVLYGEAAFGRFVGFQAGWARYASAIVTAAANTSVMVAYMAALWPALANPVVEMGAIATILGIITLVNLVGMKRAVGALGVMTAIKVLPLVALVLSALFAGNPAIGFALPEFSAVETVVLLTFYAFMGFEAVVEPAGEMREPTRDIPRAIVTMVAAVTALYMAIIWAYLAIAPEVENAENALAGAALESMGQVGAVAIVVAAAFSIAANNFNGATTQPRILYGMGERGMLPRWFMGISQRYGTPANAILFTGAASIALGMWEGFAVLAVAGTLIRLVTYGICAAALPTLEYREGKLNWLHALCALLAIGVSLFVALQVSQQAVIVLGGLLLGGTLLYFIAARQTPFSAELASGSPERS, encoded by the coding sequence ATGAATCACAGCTATAGCGCGCCGCCGCGTACCGTCGGCTTCTGGGGCACCACACTGTTTCCGGTAAACGGGATGATCGGCGCGGGGATATTCGCCCTGCCCGCCGTGCTCGCCGCTGCGGTGGGCAATTTCTCGCCGTGGCTGATGCTGGCAGGCGGGATCGCCTTCATGCCGCTGGCGCTGTGCTACGCTTGGCTGGCGGCGCGGTTCGAGCATAGCGGCGGGCCGGTGCTCTACGGCGAAGCGGCGTTCGGGCGGTTCGTCGGTTTCCAGGCCGGATGGGCGCGCTATGCCAGCGCTATCGTAACGGCGGCCGCGAACACCAGCGTGATGGTGGCCTATATGGCGGCGCTCTGGCCCGCGCTGGCCAATCCGGTGGTGGAAATGGGCGCGATTGCGACGATCCTCGGCATTATCACCTTGGTCAACCTGGTCGGCATGAAGCGCGCGGTGGGCGCGCTGGGAGTGATGACCGCGATCAAGGTGCTGCCGCTGGTCGCACTGGTGCTTTCGGCGCTGTTCGCGGGCAATCCCGCCATCGGCTTCGCCCTGCCCGAATTCAGCGCAGTGGAAACCGTGGTGCTGCTAACCTTCTACGCCTTCATGGGGTTCGAGGCGGTGGTGGAACCGGCCGGCGAAATGCGGGAACCCACCCGCGACATCCCGCGCGCCATCGTCACCATGGTCGCCGCCGTCACCGCGCTCTACATGGCGATTATCTGGGCCTATCTCGCCATCGCCCCGGAAGTGGAAAATGCGGAGAATGCGCTGGCGGGTGCCGCGCTGGAAAGCATGGGACAGGTCGGCGCGGTAGCCATTGTGGTCGCCGCCGCCTTCAGCATCGCGGCGAACAATTTCAACGGCGCGACCACCCAGCCCCGCATTCTTTATGGAATGGGCGAGCGGGGAATGCTGCCGCGCTGGTTCATGGGCATTTCGCAGCGATACGGCACCCCTGCCAATGCAATCCTGTTTACCGGCGCGGCTTCTATCGCGCTCGGGATGTGGGAAGGCTTTGCCGTGCTGGCAGTGGCGGGCACGCTGATCCGGTTGGTGACTTACGGCATCTGCGCTGCCGCATTGCCGACGCTGGAATACCGCGAGGGCAAGCTGAACTGGCTCCACGCTCTGTGTGCATTACTGGCCATCGGAGTGAGCTTGTTCGTGGCCTTGCAGGTAAGCCAGCAGGCGGTGATCGTTCTGGGCGGGTTGCTGCTGGGCGGAACGCTGCTCTATTTCATCGCCGCTCGGCAGACCCCGTTTTCGGCTGAACTTGCGTCAGGTTCGCCAGAACGAAGCTAA
- a CDS encoding universal stress protein, whose amino-acid sequence MRSLLLHVHEEPRFDARLQVALDLARAFDGHISLYQPIPLAMLWPGDPFAVTATDLAPMAKDRAEEYRRKIEIRLAAEDVPWNWVSEFGVAEAGLVEQSGLADLAIVGAGNTDGRKGASRLAGTLAIQSLAPILVVPDTAEGFAADGAAVVAWDGSLEASRALRSAVPLLQKASAVTLVEVEETKQREVELPMLDGARYLDRHGIACEIVQIGRGDASITHVLREAARAREAGLLVMGAYGVPRVVETLFGGVTRDMLTNPDIPVFLSH is encoded by the coding sequence ATGCGTAGCCTATTGCTCCACGTCCACGAAGAACCCCGCTTCGATGCCCGACTGCAAGTCGCACTCGATCTGGCGCGGGCTTTCGACGGCCATATATCGCTTTACCAGCCGATCCCGCTGGCGATGCTGTGGCCGGGCGATCCCTTCGCCGTAACCGCTACCGATCTTGCTCCCATGGCAAAGGACAGGGCGGAGGAATATCGTCGCAAGATCGAAATCCGGCTGGCGGCCGAAGATGTGCCGTGGAACTGGGTCAGCGAATTCGGAGTGGCCGAGGCCGGGCTGGTGGAACAATCCGGGCTGGCCGACCTCGCCATCGTCGGTGCGGGCAACACCGATGGGCGCAAGGGTGCATCGCGGCTTGCGGGAACCCTTGCCATCCAGTCCCTCGCACCGATTTTGGTGGTTCCCGATACTGCGGAGGGGTTCGCTGCCGATGGTGCGGCAGTGGTCGCCTGGGATGGCTCGCTAGAAGCCTCGCGCGCCCTGCGATCGGCCGTGCCTTTGCTGCAGAAGGCGAGTGCGGTGACCCTTGTTGAGGTGGAAGAGACCAAGCAACGCGAAGTCGAGTTACCGATGCTGGATGGCGCGCGCTATCTTGATCGTCACGGTATCGCTTGCGAGATCGTGCAGATCGGACGCGGGGACGCGAGCATCACTCATGTCTTGCGCGAAGCCGCGCGGGCGCGGGAAGCAGGCTTGCTGGTGATGGGCGCTTATGGCGTGCCGCGCGTTGTCGAGACGCTATTCGGAGGGGTTACGCGCGACATGCTGACGAACCCGGATATTCCAGTGTTCCTGAGCCACTAG
- a CDS encoding acyl-CoA thioesterase II: protein MGEAMATPADDNPTPEKIVADLIFLLELEARGADQFVGRRHPDGTGRVFGGQAIAQALGAASRTVDPERQVHSLHAYFLRPGSDDLPIDFRVKRDLDGRSFSNRRVVASQDGKPILNFVASFQLPAEGPGHQHPSMPDVPPPEALEPDVVSARKLARHLPDGAFKTMIMRPQPVDFRSVEPRDWLHQEVRPPIANVWFRTVASLPADRALHRTVLAWISDFQLLGTALQPVGSAVNRVKAASLDHAMWFHDDFAVDDWLLYATDSPWSGNARGFGRGQIFTRDGRLVASVTQEGMLRHL from the coding sequence ATGGGCGAAGCGATGGCCACTCCTGCGGACGATAACCCCACTCCCGAAAAGATCGTTGCCGATCTCATCTTCCTGCTGGAACTGGAGGCGCGCGGGGCGGACCAGTTCGTCGGCCGTCGCCACCCCGACGGCACCGGGCGGGTGTTTGGCGGCCAGGCGATTGCGCAAGCACTGGGCGCTGCAAGCCGCACGGTCGATCCCGAGCGCCAAGTGCATTCCCTGCACGCTTATTTCCTGCGCCCCGGCAGCGACGATTTGCCGATCGATTTCCGGGTGAAGCGCGATCTGGACGGGCGCAGCTTTTCCAATCGTCGGGTGGTGGCGAGTCAGGACGGCAAGCCGATCCTCAATTTTGTCGCCAGTTTCCAACTGCCCGCCGAAGGTCCCGGCCACCAGCACCCCTCGATGCCCGACGTGCCGCCGCCCGAAGCGCTGGAGCCGGATGTGGTTTCTGCGCGCAAGCTGGCCCGCCACTTGCCCGATGGGGCGTTCAAGACCATGATCATGCGCCCGCAGCCGGTCGATTTCCGCTCGGTCGAACCGCGCGACTGGCTGCATCAGGAAGTGCGCCCGCCGATCGCCAACGTGTGGTTCCGCACCGTCGCCAGTCTCCCGGCAGACCGGGCGCTGCACCGCACCGTCCTCGCATGGATTTCGGACTTCCAGCTCCTCGGTACCGCGCTGCAACCGGTCGGCTCGGCGGTAAACAGGGTCAAGGCCGCCAGCCTCGACCACGCGATGTGGTTCCACGATGATTTCGCGGTGGACGACTGGCTGCTCTACGCCACCGACAGCCCGTGGAGCGGTAACGCGCGCGGGTTCGGGCGCGGACAGATCTTCACGCGGGATGGTCGGCTGGTGGCGAGTGTGACGCAGGAAGGGATGTTGCGGCATCTTTGA
- a CDS encoding peroxidase, producing MKPLEGLTPYCSRSHYGEAQRDDRFGRMFPHLAPGYADPAIIKAIGAPNGPMDGKSSNDRTDSVPVGMIFFGQFVDHDLTLDASTTFDSVIDNPGEISNVRTPTLDLDCVYGTGPEAQPYLFVQGGAFGGAKLLTGADNPGQAGLHDSDLLRSPNGRAVIGDPRNDENRIISQIQLAMIRFHNHVCDTLNAEDGLEGAALYEHARQQTTWHYQWAVVNDFLTAICGKPVVQKILGCGREHYCGNVPYIPVEFSVAGYRFGHSMIPMKIQVQQGKPALELFGTILGNGFDALTDPKGVVDWHELLFTPENRNVERSQKLDTKLAGDLLALPFIAPPNENSLASRNLLRGNTFLLPGGEKVAEAIGCDQTTIDKVLKKIVQLNGDLPVHGIPLWLYILAEAEVIGRAEENGSTKEGEGLGPVGATIVAETIIGLLELDDHAYLGANRNWSPRTEWNTLGKLITVAQP from the coding sequence ATGAAGCCGCTCGAAGGGCTGACGCCCTATTGCAGCCGCAGCCACTATGGCGAAGCCCAGCGGGATGACCGCTTCGGTCGCATGTTTCCGCACCTTGCGCCGGGCTATGCCGATCCGGCAATCATCAAGGCCATCGGGGCCCCCAACGGGCCGATGGACGGCAAGTCCTCCAATGATCGTACAGACAGCGTTCCGGTCGGGATGATCTTCTTCGGCCAGTTCGTCGACCACGATCTTACACTGGACGCATCGACCACCTTCGACAGCGTGATCGATAATCCCGGCGAGATTTCCAACGTTCGCACGCCAACGCTCGATCTCGATTGCGTATACGGCACCGGGCCGGAAGCACAGCCATACCTGTTCGTACAGGGCGGCGCATTCGGCGGTGCCAAGCTGCTGACCGGGGCGGATAATCCCGGCCAGGCAGGGCTGCACGACAGCGACCTGCTGCGCAGTCCGAACGGTCGCGCGGTTATCGGCGATCCGCGAAATGATGAAAACCGCATCATCAGCCAGATCCAGCTCGCCATGATCCGCTTCCATAATCACGTCTGCGATACGCTGAACGCTGAGGACGGGCTGGAAGGTGCCGCACTTTACGAACACGCCCGCCAGCAGACCACCTGGCACTACCAGTGGGCGGTGGTGAACGATTTCCTCACCGCCATCTGCGGCAAGCCGGTCGTGCAGAAAATCCTCGGCTGCGGGCGCGAGCACTATTGCGGCAATGTGCCCTATATTCCCGTCGAGTTCTCGGTTGCCGGCTATCGCTTCGGCCATTCGATGATCCCGATGAAAATCCAGGTGCAGCAGGGCAAACCCGCGCTTGAGCTGTTCGGCACGATCCTCGGCAACGGGTTCGATGCACTGACCGATCCCAAGGGCGTGGTGGACTGGCACGAACTGCTGTTCACGCCGGAAAACCGCAATGTGGAGCGTTCGCAGAAGCTGGATACGAAGCTTGCAGGCGATCTGCTGGCTCTGCCGTTCATCGCTCCGCCCAACGAGAATTCGCTCGCGAGCCGAAACCTGCTGCGCGGCAATACCTTCCTGCTCCCGGGCGGCGAGAAGGTGGCCGAGGCTATCGGCTGCGACCAGACCACCATCGACAAGGTGCTGAAGAAAATTGTCCAGCTCAACGGCGATCTCCCGGTGCATGGCATCCCGCTGTGGCTGTACATCCTTGCCGAAGCCGAAGTGATCGGTCGCGCGGAGGAAAATGGCAGCACCAAGGAAGGCGAAGGACTTGGCCCCGTCGGCGCGACGATCGTGGCGGAAACGATCATCGGCCTCCTCGAACTGGACGATCACGCCTATCTGGGAGCCAACCGCAACTGGTCCCCGCGGACGGAATGGAACACGCTTGGCAAGCTGATCACCGTCGCTCAGCCCTAA
- the uvrC gene encoding excinuclease ABC subunit UvrC, whose product MADSKAGSPHDPRGKERFNEDRATYTVKGSGDKGAQPDLELGCAAIREVVATLKPKPGVYRMLDARGDVLYVGKARSLKARVANYLQIKALTNRLQRMVSQTRAMEIVTTNSEADALLLEAQFIKRFRPPYNVLLRDDKSFPFILLREGHDYPRIMKHRGARKAKGAYYGPFASAGSVNTTINALQKLFLLRSCTDSFFSRRDRPCLLYQIKRCSAPCVGRIDKEGYDGLIREAKDFLGGKSGAVQAKIQQQMAEAAEALDFESAAMLRDRLRAATFIQGSQAVNAEGVGDADVFALHSKGGQVGIQGFFVRGGQNWGHRAFFPKNTGDVEEAEVLADVLLQFYEEVPPPPHILVDRELPEQALLEEAFAALVGRRVAISIPQRGERRRLLQQASRNAVEALDRRLAESGTQAKIMREMAEFLELAEVPARIEIYDNSHIQGSKAVGAMVVAGPEGFLKNQYRKFNIKTAQTNDDFGMMREVMARRFGRAMQEDPDREQAGVWPDLVLIDGGKGQMSSVRDVLEELGIEEVPLIAIAKGPHHGREGREVFHFPDGREKTLPTNSPVLFYLQRLRDEVHRFAIGAHRAKRSRAITASPLDEIPGIGPARKRALLLHFGTASKVRAAGLEDLQRAPGVSESVAQKVYDFYHAGG is encoded by the coding sequence ATGGCGGACAGCAAGGCAGGGTCTCCCCACGATCCGAGGGGCAAGGAGCGGTTCAACGAGGACCGTGCGACCTATACGGTCAAGGGCAGCGGCGACAAAGGGGCCCAGCCCGATCTCGAACTCGGCTGCGCGGCGATCCGTGAAGTGGTGGCAACGCTCAAGCCCAAGCCCGGCGTCTACCGGATGCTCGATGCGCGCGGGGATGTGCTCTATGTGGGCAAGGCACGCAGCCTGAAGGCGCGGGTGGCAAACTATCTGCAGATCAAGGCGCTCACTAACCGGCTCCAGCGAATGGTCAGCCAGACGCGGGCGATGGAAATCGTCACCACCAATTCGGAGGCCGATGCGCTGTTGCTCGAAGCGCAGTTCATCAAGCGGTTCCGCCCGCCGTACAACGTGCTGCTGCGCGACGACAAAAGCTTCCCCTTCATCCTGCTTCGCGAGGGGCACGACTACCCGCGCATAATGAAGCATCGCGGGGCAAGGAAGGCCAAGGGGGCCTATTACGGACCTTTCGCCAGCGCCGGTTCGGTCAACACCACGATCAACGCCTTGCAGAAGCTGTTCCTGCTGCGGAGTTGCACCGACAGCTTCTTCTCACGGCGGGACCGGCCCTGTCTGCTCTACCAGATCAAGCGGTGCAGCGCGCCCTGCGTCGGGCGGATCGACAAGGAGGGGTACGACGGGCTGATCCGCGAGGCGAAGGATTTTCTCGGCGGCAAGTCGGGGGCGGTGCAGGCGAAAATCCAGCAGCAGATGGCCGAGGCCGCTGAAGCGCTGGACTTCGAAAGCGCCGCCATGCTGCGCGACCGGTTGCGCGCGGCGACCTTCATCCAAGGCTCGCAGGCGGTCAATGCCGAGGGCGTGGGCGATGCCGATGTCTTCGCGCTGCACAGCAAGGGCGGGCAGGTCGGCATCCAGGGCTTCTTTGTGCGCGGCGGGCAGAACTGGGGCCACCGGGCGTTCTTCCCGAAGAATACCGGTGATGTCGAGGAAGCCGAAGTGCTCGCCGACGTGCTGCTGCAATTCTACGAGGAAGTGCCGCCCCCACCGCATATCCTTGTCGATCGCGAACTGCCTGAGCAGGCCTTGCTGGAGGAAGCCTTTGCCGCGCTGGTCGGGCGCCGGGTGGCAATCTCGATCCCCCAGCGCGGCGAGCGGCGGCGGCTGCTGCAACAGGCGAGCCGCAATGCCGTGGAGGCGCTCGACCGGCGGCTGGCCGAAAGCGGCACGCAGGCGAAGATCATGCGCGAAATGGCCGAATTCCTTGAGCTGGCGGAAGTCCCGGCGCGGATCGAGATCTACGACAACAGCCACATCCAGGGCAGCAAGGCCGTCGGCGCGATGGTGGTGGCAGGGCCGGAGGGGTTCCTGAAAAACCAGTATCGTAAGTTCAACATCAAGACCGCGCAGACCAACGACGATTTCGGGATGATGCGCGAAGTGATGGCGCGGCGGTTCGGGCGGGCGATGCAGGAAGACCCGGATCGCGAGCAGGCGGGGGTCTGGCCCGATCTGGTGCTGATCGACGGCGGCAAGGGGCAGATGTCGAGCGTGCGCGACGTCCTGGAAGAACTCGGCATCGAGGAAGTGCCGCTGATCGCCATCGCCAAGGGCCCGCACCACGGCCGCGAGGGGCGCGAGGTGTTCCATTTCCCCGACGGGCGGGAAAAGACCCTGCCGACCAATTCGCCGGTGCTGTTCTATCTCCAGCGACTGCGCGACGAAGTCCACCGCTTCGCCATCGGCGCGCACCGGGCCAAGCGCAGCCGCGCGATCACCGCTTCACCGCTCGACGAAATTCCCGGCATCGGCCCGGCGCGCAAGCGTGCGCTGTTGCTGCACTTCGGTACCGCCAGCAAGGTCCGCGCCGCCGGACTGGAAGACCTGCAACGCGCTCCGGGGGTGAGTGAAAGCGTGGCGCAGAAGGTGTATGACTTCTATCATGCCGGCGGTTGA
- a CDS encoding serine hydrolase has product MMRKFLPALGLAASLSACAHSPVPLQIAAPEPAPAIDYDAEALRTMAAYDTTGMVVSVMVNGEVVHLGAYGLAEEGTDRPVTTDMRFPIASISKAFTATALGILVDRGQVDWDAPIRTYIPEFGMYDPWVSERFTVRDALTHRSGLPLGAGDLLIWPDGDASPEDVIAALPHLRPTTGFRDGYAYDNLLYVVAGEIVERVSGQDWATFVTSEILQPIGLDGCAAQQDRIAPGTPVVTGHERAAGAGAGVPVDERLEFSETWSAAGGLYCTAGDMLDWAQFWFDRGVTEDGTRVLSEAQVEEILTGVTPVDVPGLHRNAGSSHLALYGLGWFVQDYEGTLMVRHSGGAPGVVSSLVLLPEHEIAVFASSNDYRSAASAFTYHVAEALVADQPRDVIGLMGTSFAAAEAEGAALISGDAGRPENPAPPSLPLSAYVGTYRDPWYGEVRITQNAEGALVIDMGRSEILDGPLTHHAGDRFAAFWPDASLKADAFVDFAVQDGTVVRVTMVAISELTDFSYDFHDLRLERVAE; this is encoded by the coding sequence ATGATGCGGAAGTTCCTACCGGCACTTGGTCTTGCGGCAAGCCTTTCAGCCTGCGCCCATTCCCCTGTTCCATTACAGATAGCCGCACCAGAGCCTGCTCCCGCCATCGACTACGACGCCGAAGCGCTGCGGACGATGGCCGCCTACGACACTACCGGCATGGTCGTCTCGGTGATGGTCAATGGCGAGGTGGTCCACCTTGGCGCTTACGGACTGGCGGAGGAAGGCACCGACCGCCCCGTCACCACCGATATGCGCTTTCCCATTGCCAGCATTTCCAAGGCCTTCACCGCCACCGCGCTCGGCATTCTGGTGGATCGCGGACAGGTGGACTGGGACGCCCCGATCCGCACCTATATCCCCGAGTTCGGCATGTACGACCCGTGGGTGAGTGAGCGCTTCACCGTGCGCGATGCCCTGACGCATCGCTCCGGCCTGCCCTTGGGCGCGGGCGACTTGCTGATCTGGCCCGATGGCGATGCCAGCCCCGAAGATGTGATCGCCGCGCTGCCCCATCTGCGCCCGACGACCGGTTTTCGTGACGGCTATGCCTATGACAATCTCCTCTATGTGGTGGCGGGCGAAATTGTCGAGCGGGTCTCGGGTCAGGACTGGGCGACTTTCGTCACCAGCGAGATCCTCCAGCCCATCGGCCTCGATGGCTGCGCGGCGCAGCAGGACCGGATTGCGCCGGGAACGCCGGTAGTGACCGGGCACGAGCGTGCTGCCGGGGCCGGTGCAGGCGTACCCGTGGACGAGCGTCTGGAGTTTTCCGAAACCTGGTCGGCTGCGGGTGGGCTGTACTGCACGGCCGGGGACATGCTGGACTGGGCGCAGTTCTGGTTCGATCGCGGAGTGACGGAGGACGGCACCCGCGTGCTGAGCGAAGCACAGGTTGAAGAAATATTGACCGGCGTCACTCCGGTCGATGTGCCCGGCCTGCATCGCAATGCCGGATCGAGCCATCTGGCGCTCTACGGGCTCGGCTGGTTCGTGCAGGATTATGAGGGCACCCTGATGGTCCGCCATTCGGGCGGCGCGCCGGGGGTCGTGAGCAGTCTGGTACTGCTGCCCGAGCACGAGATCGCGGTGTTCGCGAGTTCCAACGATTACCGCTCTGCCGCTTCCGCCTTTACCTATCACGTTGCCGAGGCGCTGGTCGCGGATCAACCGCGCGATGTGATCGGCCTGATGGGCACCAGCTTCGCCGCCGCGGAGGCCGAGGGTGCCGCGCTGATTTCCGGCGATGCCGGGCGGCCGGAAAATCCCGCGCCGCCCAGCTTGCCGCTCTCCGCCTATGTCGGCACCTATCGCGATCCGTGGTATGGCGAAGTTCGGATCACCCAGAATGCCGAGGGCGCACTGGTGATCGACATGGGCCGTTCGGAAATTCTCGATGGCCCGCTCACCCACCATGCAGGCGATCGCTTTGCCGCCTTCTGGCCCGACGCCTCGTTAAAGGCCGATGCCTTCGTCGATTTCGCAGTGCAGGACGGCACAGTCGTCCGCGTCACCATGGTGGCGATTTCGGAGCTGACCGACTTTTCCTACGACTTCCACGATCTGCGGCTGGAGCGGGTGGCAGAGTAG
- a CDS encoding GNAT family N-acetyltransferase yields MIAAWDGLAKSAAEPNPFFESWYLLPALRAFDSDGAVKLVMLEADGQLVGLLPIRREVFYYGYPLPHLRSWTHANCFLGAPLVARGFEHAYWSHLLAWADSHAGLSLFLHLAHMPASGSLHLALADVLTSQDRDAATVLREERALLSSTATPETYYEAALSAKKRKELRRQHRRLEEEGNLSVERLECSEGLAAWTAQFLALEMRGWKGKAGSSLASDPRTASLFTDALRGAAERGRLQRLTLTLDSQPIAMLASFLTPPGAFSFKTAFDEDYARFSPGVLLQRENLEVLTRADIAWTDSCAAQGHPMIDHFWRERRTIARHSIGMGGPLRRKMFAALARRETGHPAKGIR; encoded by the coding sequence ATGATCGCGGCATGGGATGGACTGGCTAAGTCCGCCGCCGAGCCCAATCCCTTCTTTGAAAGCTGGTATCTGCTTCCGGCCCTGCGCGCTTTTGATTCGGACGGGGCGGTGAAGCTGGTGATGCTCGAAGCGGATGGCCAGCTTGTCGGCCTGCTCCCGATCCGCCGCGAAGTGTTCTACTACGGATACCCCCTTCCGCACCTGCGCAGTTGGACCCACGCCAACTGTTTCCTCGGCGCGCCGCTGGTGGCGCGCGGGTTCGAGCACGCGTACTGGAGCCATTTGCTGGCATGGGCCGACAGCCACGCTGGCCTGTCGCTGTTCCTCCACCTTGCGCACATGCCCGCCAGCGGCTCGCTGCACCTCGCTCTGGCGGATGTCCTGACGTCGCAGGATCGCGACGCAGCTACCGTTCTGCGCGAAGAACGCGCGCTTCTTTCCAGCACCGCGACGCCGGAAACCTATTACGAAGCCGCACTGTCAGCCAAGAAGCGAAAGGAACTGCGCCGCCAGCACCGCCGCCTCGAAGAAGAGGGCAACCTGTCTGTCGAGCGGCTGGAGTGCAGCGAAGGGCTGGCCGCGTGGACGGCGCAGTTCCTCGCGCTAGAAATGCGCGGCTGGAAGGGCAAGGCGGGCTCTTCACTGGCAAGCGACCCACGCACCGCATCGCTGTTCACCGACGCCTTGCGCGGCGCGGCGGAACGCGGGCGGCTGCAGCGGCTGACGCTTACGCTCGACAGCCAGCCTATCGCCATGCTCGCCAGCTTCCTCACCCCGCCGGGAGCGTTCTCGTTCAAGACCGCCTTCGATGAGGACTACGCCCGCTTTTCTCCCGGCGTGCTGCTCCAGCGGGAAAACCTCGAAGTGCTCACCCGCGCCGATATCGCCTGGACTGACAGCTGCGCCGCGCAGGGTCACCCGATGATCGACCACTTCTGGCGCGAACGGCGCACGATCGCCCGCCACTCCATCGGCATGGGCGGCCCGCTCCGCCGAAAAATGTTCGCCGCGCTCGCCCGGCGGGAAACAGGCCATCCAGCAAAGGGTATTCGATGA